Within Triticum dicoccoides isolate Atlit2015 ecotype Zavitan chromosome 1B, WEW_v2.0, whole genome shotgun sequence, the genomic segment tgtactcaagttTTCTTCTTTGGTGACGATGGTGggatgttcttggcgatgatgtCCTTAAGGATGCGATTTTCCTCTTCAAGCTTATTGACTTGGTGCTTCAGATCCATAATTTCCTTCCGGAGCTTCCCGGTGACACTTAATGCACCATACACCCAAGGGTGTTTCCTGACTGAGGAAGATGAAGCAATGCTCTTTTTTAGGTTATGACAAGAAATAAATTGAGTGTTGGGAAGTTTAACCACAGCCGGCAAGCTCAATCCCTCGtattccacgtgcatgtccccgggTTGTGGTCGAGAGGTTTCCTCCTGCTCCATGGAATCCAACCTCTTCAAGTCAGCTTCAATCTCTTCATTGATTAACCACCCATAGTGATCTTGATCACCATAGGCTCTTGGATTTGCAGCATCGTGGGAAACATATCTCTCTCCAACCGAGTCTTGGGACGACATTACTTCAGATCTGTCAGAAAAGCAGCACGAAACAAGAACAAAGGAGGTTTTTGCGATACTGTGGTCAAAACGTCCAGGAGTATATGTAAATAATTTTTATCTTGCAAAACAAGTATTCCAGAAGAAACGGAGTCGGGAAGGCACACAAGCAGCACAAAACAAGTATTTCATCCCCGTCTGTTCCTATGACTTCCTTGGCCTTCAAGGGATGCTTGGGGAGAGGATTAGGCTCATCTAAAGCCCTCAGATCAAAGGGGAGATGCCACATCAAGGGAGGAGGCATTGGAAGAGCTCTTATATAGACACCATCAATCCTGGCCGCCGCCTCCATCATCATCCACATTCATCATTCATCTCCACGTCCAGCCGTCGTCCACATCAAGAACACCATTGGGCAACCAAAAGGGAGACCAGAATGGAGCTCCCGCCAGCGGGGCGCGGCCATGCACCGCCTTCGTTgcgccaccaccaccatcatcatcataatcCGTTGCGCCGcctccatcaccaccatcatcgccccttcttcctcccccatcATGGTCTCCGTGATGGTTCCTAATACCTCTTGAACCCCTTTTTATGTGATGTTATTTGAGTAATTGTTGGATATGGGTCGGTCGATTAGTAAGTGGTTGTTTGATATGTTTAGTCATTTATGCGTGTTGCTTATTTACCTATGTGATAATTTAGTGACTGGAGACATTTAATCCATTGGCGTAGTTGGAGACGTTCAACTCTTAGGCCACACATGAAGTTGATAGAATGTTGTGGAAATCGACAGACCTGTGACGTGATAGTTGCAGACATCTTAAGGGGAACACAAATTTTCTAGGAGCACGACTGTCCATAGAACCTAATGTCCTCGTTCGGTCGCCTAAACTAAGAGGACCTTAATATCTTTGCGTTAGCCGCTGCAGGTATGGGACAAGTAGGATGAATGCATTATCTCAATACAACACGTCTTAACGTATAATATTATGTGAGGGACTGCCCATCATTCACGATTATCGTATCCTATGATGTGGATATTGACTTAGCCACCACGTGGCATAGTCGTAAAGCTTAACTATATTTTGTGCCTGTACCGAACAAGACCGTACCTAGATGCCAGCAACCACATCTAAAACATCACTTACCTCTCTTAGTTTATTTCCTTTGTTTAGTTTACTACTTAGTTTCTATTATCTCTAGTTTTATTCTCCTTTTACTATTCACTAGCAACCTACTTAAGTGAACTATTTCCAAACTCTCATTTGGGTGTGAGCGTAGTTGGGTTAGTGACAACACAACTTCGGAATTGTGGTGCCATCCTATTCGCTCTCCATGGGATCGACAAATCCTACTTAGGGAGTGTTTGCTTGCAAGGGACTAGACTTTTTTTAGTCCGAGGGACTAAAAAAAAAGATCCTCCAGTAGAGTATTTTTGTAGTCCCTATagaaaaagtccctcctgtttggttacaTAGGGACTAAAAGAGACTTTTTCTAGTCTAGTCTCTGTAACCAAACAGGGCTTTATCACGAAATTGCTGCATAgccatgtgcacttgcaggacatcaagcttttttctggcgtcattgccgaggagcatagcactTGGCTATTACTTCCCCGTTCACACTTaatttatttttgtttgttgcttttaacactattttttttaaaaaaatctgccCATCATGTCTTCTGAGATGTATATACAAGATTTTTTTAGGAAAATTTTCATTTTGTTATAAAATATTTTTTTTAGTAAATGGGTATAATATAGTCAAGTGAGCAAAAATCCATTTACCGTTATTCTATTTATTATGCCTTGCCATTTTTTATGTTTCATCACGTGAAGATTTCCTTTTTGTGTAGTCCTGctgatttttatttggttttgtttTAGCTTTTTTAAACGAGGTCCAAACACCAGTTTTTAAAATCTTGTTAGAGTCGTCATATGAAAACTAGGCATTTTTTGGACTAATTTTGAAGGCTCGAACGAGGGATATCTAGTTTTCAGGGATGCTCCATAAAAATTGCATTACCGATTTACTTTTCATTTTCTTCAGAATTACTTTTGCCCCTAGAACTAGGTTGCCGAGTCAAGAAAACTTTGTGGAATTACCTTTGCTTAGAAAAACAATATTCTGGTAAAAGAGACGTCACAGACTTCGTGCCATTCCTTAGTTGGCGCCACTGCCTACACCAGCACGAAAACATCGCGCCCACAGCCCAAAACTTTGGAGCCGGCGGGTGACCCAGCCCGCCACTCCAGCAATCGGTGCCTGTGCCTCCCCGCCAGGTCATCGATCCGCGGCATCCCTCCCGCGGATCGCGATCTCAACCGTGCACTGCATCTGCATCTGACGGCACAAACACGCCTCCTTTCCGTCCTCCCACCTCTTGCCCACCTTAAAATCCCCTCCCCACCTCCGGCAAATCACAACACAATTCCCCACCGCTCCTCGACCCCCATCCTCTCGCAGCTCGAACCAAGAAGAGATCTTCAGCCATGTCGGGGCGCGGCAAGGGAGGCAAGGGGCTCGGCAAGGGCGGCGCCAAGCGCCACAGGAAGGTGCTGCGCGACAACATCCAGGGCATCACCAAGCCCGCCATCCGGCGCCTGGCGAGGAGGGGCGGCGTGAAGCGCATCTCCGgcctcatctacgaggagacccgcggcgtgctcaagatcttcctcgagaacgTCATCCGCGACGCCGTCACCTACACCGAGCACGCCCGCCGCAAGACCGTCACCGCCATGGACGTCGTCTACGCCCTCAAGCGCCAGGGTCGCACCCTCTACGGCTTCGGCGGCTAGGCTCTTCCTTGCCCCCTTGCAGATCCCAAAAGTTTGATGATACCGCGACTTGTGTAGTTCTCTACTTCCTCTGTAGTTCGCTATTTCCTCTGTATTTCGAACTGAATCGTGGAGCAAACCTATTCGCAGTTTGTTAGAATTCAAACTTGTCTAAGTGAGATACCGTGCCTCTGATTTTGTCCTGCTGCATCTCTGTTAATGTGAAATTGTTCTGTCTTCTGTGGTGCAAAATTGCGTGCGCCTGGGAGTTGGATTGTTTTGCCATTCTTTTACCTGGAGACCCTGACGGATCGTACTTGCTTGCCTAACAATCGTGTATGTTCGAATCAGGAACATCATTTGCTTCGTTTCTGCTAGTTGATCTGATGCATTTGCACCGGGCACCATTTATGATTCTATGTTGCAGCAATGTGTAATTGGGATTGGGATTAGCCTGCATTTCATACAGAAGTGTCACTTGCTCTATTTCTGCTGTTTTTCTCTATGTTACTGCAATAATACTTCATCTGTTGCATCATACATTTTGGCAGTGGCAGCAACAACTTGGCCctgtttgatagcaaagtattaTAAAAACTAAAGTATTGAAAACTATAGTAATTTAGTCAGTAGGTACACAATACTACAGTTTTAACATAACAGAGTATTTTGAATTATTCATGATACAGAGGACATGTTTGGTACAGTGATGTAACATTAGCTGACTAGCTGTTAGCACTACTGCATACAAGCATGTTTTCTAGATGTTAGCTGGCTAGCCATTGCATCCAGCAACAGACCAGCGTAAGAGCAGCGCTGCTCTACCTGGCTGGCTGTATCATGCATAAGAAGGCAGAG encodes:
- the LOC119348537 gene encoding histone H4, whose product is MSGRGKGGKGLGKGGAKRHRKVLRDNIQGITKPAIRRLARRGGVKRISGLIYEETRGVLKIFLENVIRDAVTYTEHARRKTVTAMDVVYALKRQGRTLYGFGG